In Marinibacterium anthonyi, the DNA window GCGGGCGGCAGGCCAAGTGTCAGGTCGGCGTCCAGCAACGCGATGTCGGGCAGGAGGATGGGCGACACGACGCCCTTCTTTTCCGAGGTGCCGGTGTCCGAGGTGCCGGTGGTCAGGATCGAGACCATGGTGACTTCGGACCCGGTGCCGGCGGTGGTGGGGACCAGAACCAGCGGCAGGCGGGTGCCGCGCGCCAGGCCCACGCCGTACATCTCGTCCAGCGGCTGGTCCGAACCTGCCACCAGCGAGACGACCTTGGCGACGTCCATCGACGACCCACCACCGAAGCCCAGCACGCAAGCGGCGCCGATGGCGCGCGCGGTGTCGGCGGCCTTCAGCACGGTCGTGGCCTTGGGATCGGGTTCGACGGTGTCGAACAGGGTGACGGCGAAACCGCTGGCCCTGAGGTCGGCCAGCGCGGCATCGGCCAGGCCCAGCGACATGATGCCGGGGTCGGTCACGACCAGCACGGGCGCGCCGGGGGCGGCGAAGGCCATGGTCGACAGGATCTGGCCCATGCGGGCGGCGCCGCCCCGGATCTGGCGGATCGATGGCGTGGTGTTGAAGGTGAAATCTGACATCTGGCCCTCCCCTGGCTGGGGGCATTTCACACGACGGAATTGCGTTTCGCAAGGGGTGCGGGATGGGGAGGCCCCAACCCTGCGCCGGGTCAGGACGGGGTGCGCTGCAGGCTTTCGATGTATTCGGCCAGCGCGACCAGCGGGGCCGGTGTCGGCGTGGGGATGCCATCGCCGCTGTCGTAGGTGACCATGGGCCCGTCGGAGAGCAGCGCGCCGAATTCGGGCATGATGACGTTGCCGTGCTGGACACGGGTGAACCCGTCGATCGTGGACATGACCTGCGCCATCGGGAAGGTGCCGCCGTTGCGGTAGGCGATCAGCGTCAGGTCGGCGGGCTTCTTGGTGAGTTCGCTGGCCAGCGGGCCATCGCCCCGGGCCGACGTGCCGTGGCAGGAGGTGCAATTTTCGGAGAACAGCAGCGCGCCCTGGGGTTCGGAGGGCTGGGTGCAGGCGACGAGGGCAAGGGTCGCGACGGCGGCGGCCGCGGGCGCGAGAGGCAGGAGGGCTTTCATGGGCGATCCGATGTGATGGCTGGGTGCAGTGTGGCGCGGGCGGCGGTCCGGTGCAACCGGGTGCGCGCCGGTCAGGGGGGCGGCGTGAAACCGGCGCGGGCGGCGGCGGCCTTGTCGCGCATGGCGCAGCCGGTGGCATGGTCGTTGATCAGGCCCATGGCCTGCATGAAGGCATAGACCGTGGTGGGCCCGACAAAGGCCCAGCCGCGTTTCTTGAGGTCCTTGGACAGCGCGACGGAGGCCGGGGACGTGGATTGCGTCTGCGGGTCCGGCAGCGTGGCCGGATCGGGTTCCCATCGCCAGATATAGGCGGCAAGCGAGCCTTCGGCGTCGACCAGGTCACAGCAGCGTTTCGCGTTGTTGATGACGGCCGCGATCTTGCCCTTGTGGCGGACGATGCCGGCGTCCCCCAGCAGGCGGGCCACGTCGGCGTCGTCGTAAAGCGCGACCTTGCGGAAGTCGAACCCGTCGAAGGCGGCGCGGAAGTTTTCGCGCTTGGACAGGATGGTGCGCCAGCTGAGGCCGGACTGGAAGCTTTCGAGGCAGAGCTTTTCGAACAGCCGGATGTCGTCGCCCACGGGATAGCCCCATTCGGCGTCGTGGTAGGCAAAGAAATCGGGGGCCGAGGCACACCAGGCACAGCGCGGGCGGCCGTCGGGGCCGGGGATGGTGTTGGACATCGGGCGTCTCCTTTGGCGGCAGGTTACGGGGTGTTTCGAGCCGTGCAAAGGGCGGAGGGCAGCCCCCGACCGCGGGTGGGTGGGTGGGGCGGTCGGGGGCTGCACGGGGGGGCCGCCGGGCGCGCGGGTTGGGAGTGCCGGTTACTGCAGGAACTTCCGGAACTGCCTGAGGGCGAGGTAGAAGAGGATGCCGCCGATGCCCGCCAGCCACAGGAACTGAGGCCAGATCACGTCAAGCCCCGCGCCCCGGAACAGCACCGCCTGCGCGATCATCACGAAATGGGTGTCGGGGGCGGCCAGCATGATGGTCTGGACGAATTCCGGCATGTTTTCGCGCGGGGTGCCGCCGCCCGACAGCATCTGCATGGGCAGCAGCGTCAGGATCATCAGCAGCGCGAATTGCGGCATGGATCCCGCCACGGTGGCCAGGAAGAACCCCAGCGAGGTGGTGGCGAAAAGCTGCAGCGCGGCGCCGATGTAGAACAGGCCGATGGAGCCGGGGATGGGCACCTGCAGCTGGCCCTGGATGATCACGCGCAGGCAGAACACCGTGGCCAGGAAGACGACAAGCCCCATGGACCAGACCTTGGAGGCCAGGATTTCGACCGGGGCAAGCGGCATGACCAGCATGTGTTCGATCGTGCCGTGTTCGCGTTCGCGGATCAAAGCCGCGCCGCCCAGGATGATCGACAGCATCGAGATCGAGGAGATCAGCGCGTTGATCGCGCCGAACCACATCGGGTCGAGCTGCTGGTTGAACTTGGCGCGCAGCGCCAGCGTCACCGGCTGGTCATTGGTTTCGCGCACGCGGGCGAGGAATTCGGTGACTTCCTGCGTGACGATGGTTTCGACGTAGCCGGCGCCGGAAAACGCCTGGGTCATGCGGGTGGCATCGACGTTCAGCTGCATGTCGGGTTCACGGTCGGCCAGCACGTCGCGCTGGAAGTTGGGCGGGATGTCGAGGACGAAGGTGTCGATGCCCGCATCCAGCCGTTCGTCGACCTCGTCCAGGGTTATCATCCTTGGGTCGGTGAAATGGGGGGGATAGAAGGCGTCGGCGATGCGTTGGGACAGGGGCGAATTGTCCTCGTCCACGATGGCGATGGCGGCGCGGTTGAGGGTTTCGGGTTCGCTGCGCGCCGAGGAGGAGACCGAGAACGAAAAGGCGTAGAGGATCAGCAGGACCAGCACCGGGTCGCGGGCCAGCCCCCAGAGTTCCTTGACGCCGAGACGGAAGACGGAGGACAGGCGCATGGGTTATTTCGCCTGTTTGCGCAGCAGCAGCACGCCCAGCACCAGCAGGACGGGCACCCACAGCAGCAGGGGCTGGAAATCCTGGGCCAGGTCGCGGAACCACAGCGCCTTGTTGAAGACCCCGCGCGAGATGGTGACGAAATAGGTGGTGGGCCAGAGCGTGCCGATCACCTTGCCCGCGCCTTCGAGCGAGGAGACCGGGTCGGTGAGGCCGGAGTACTGGGAGGACGGGATCATCGTCGCCATGGCGGTGCCGAACAGCGCCGCGATCTGGGAGGACACGAAGGAGGAGATCACCAGCCCCATGCCGGTCGAGATGAAGACGTAGAGGATGGCGGCCAGTGTCAGCGACAGGAAGCTGCCGGTAATGGGAACGCCGAAAACGGTGATCGCGAAGCCCACCATCAGCAGGTAGTTGATCAGGGCGAAGCCCACGTAGGGCAGTTGCTTGCCCAGCAGGAATTCAAGCCGCGTGGTGGGCGTGGCGTAGAAGTTGATGATGGAGCCCAGTTCCTTTTCGCGCACCACCGACAGCACGGCAAGCATGGCGGGGATGATCATCAGCAGCATCGGGATGATGGCCGGGACGATGGCGGGCAGGCTTTCGACCGAGGGGTTGTAGCGGTAGCGCACGGCCATGTCGAAATCGCCCGCCGTGGCGGCATCGCCATAGGTGTCGCGCGCGCGCAGGGCCAGCCAGTGGGCGTGCATGCCCTGCACGTAGCCCGACGCGGTTTCCGCGATCGACGGCATGGAGCCGTCGAGCCAGGCGCCGACTTCGGCGCCGTCCCCGCGTGCGACGGCCTGGCCGAAACCGGGCGGAATTTCCAGCGCGAGGGAGAGTTCGCCCGAACGCATCCGGTCCTCGATGTCCTGGTAGCTGGTGACGGGGGGCATTTCGATGAAATAGCGCGAGCCCGACAGCGCCGAGATGTAATCGCGCGAGGTGGAGGTGTCGTCGAAGTCGAGCGCGGCGAAGCGCAGGTCTTCGACATCCATGGAAATGCCGTAGCCGATGACGAACATCATGATCAGGCTGCCGACCACGGCGAAGGTGGCGCGGATCGGGTCGCGGCGCAGCTCCAGCGCCTCGCGCCAGGTGTAGGCGAACAGGCGGCGGGGATCGAAGCGGCGGCGGGGCGGCGGCGGGCCGTCGCCGTGGGGCGGCGCGATGTCGGCGGATTTGAGCGGGGGCACGACGGCTTC includes these proteins:
- a CDS encoding putative cytochrome c-like protein, which translates into the protein MKALLPLAPAAAAVATLALVACTQPSEPQGALLFSENCTSCHGTSARGDGPLASELTKKPADLTLIAYRNGGTFPMAQVMSTIDGFTRVQHGNVIMPEFGALLSDGPMVTYDSGDGIPTPTPAPLVALAEYIESLQRTPS
- the tag_1 gene encoding DNA-3-methyladenine glycosylase 1 encodes the protein MSNTIPGPDGRPRCAWCASAPDFFAYHDAEWGYPVGDDIRLFEKLCLESFQSGLSWRTILSKRENFRAAFDGFDFRKVALYDDADVARLLGDAGIVRHKGKIAAVINNAKRCCDLVDAEGSLAAYIWRWEPDPATLPDPQTQSTSPASVALSKDLKKRGWAFVGPTTVYAFMQAMGLINDHATGCAMRDKAAAARAGFTPPP
- the yhhJ gene encoding Inner membrane transport permease YhhJ, which translates into the protein MRLSSVFRLGVKELWGLARDPVLVLLILYAFSFSVSSSARSEPETLNRAAIAIVDEDNSPLSQRIADAFYPPHFTDPRMITLDEVDERLDAGIDTFVLDIPPNFQRDVLADREPDMQLNVDATRMTQAFSGAGYVETIVTQEVTEFLARVRETNDQPVTLALRAKFNQQLDPMWFGAINALISSISMLSIILGGAALIREREHGTIEHMLVMPLAPVEILASKVWSMGLVVFLATVFCLRVIIQGQLQVPIPGSIGLFYIGAALQLFATTSLGFFLATVAGSMPQFALLMILTLLPMQMLSGGGTPRENMPEFVQTIMLAAPDTHFVMIAQAVLFRGAGLDVIWPQFLWLAGIGGILFYLALRQFRKFLQ